The following coding sequences lie in one Spinacia oleracea cultivar Varoflay chromosome 1, BTI_SOV_V1, whole genome shotgun sequence genomic window:
- the LOC110776162 gene encoding probable voltage-gated potassium channel subunit beta, translating to MQYNNLGRSGLKVSQLSYGAWVSFGNQLDVKEAKSLLQCCRDHGVNFFDNAEVYANGRAEEIMGQAIRELGWKRSDLVISTKIFWGGAGPNDKGLSRKHIIEGTKASLKRLDMEYVDLIYCHRPDSSTPIEETVRAMNYVIDKGLAFYWGTSEWSAQQITEACSIAQRLDMIAPVVEQPEYNLLSRHKVESEYLPLYTTYGIGLTTWSPLASGVLTGKYNKGTIPPDSRFALDNYKNLASRSLVDDVLKKVNGLKPIADELDVTLPQLAIAWCAANPNVSSVITGATKEYQVEENMKAIDVIPKLTPSIMEKIEAIVQSKPKRPEAYR from the exons atgcAGTACAACAACCTTGGTCGGTCCGGTCTGAAGGTAAGCCAACTCTCATACGGAGCATGGGTTAGCTTCGGCAACCAACTGGATGTCAAAGAAGCTAAATCACTCCTCCAATGCTGCCGTGATCACGGCGTCAATTTCTTCGATAACGCCGAGGTTTACGCCAATGGAAGGGCGGAGGAGATTATGGGTCAAGCCATTAGAGAGCTTGGTTGGAAACGATCTGACCTTGTTATCTCAACTAAGATCTTCTGGGGTGGTGCTGGTCCCAATGACAAGGGTCTATCTAGGAAACACATCATCGAAGGTACAAAAGCTTCATTGAAACGATTAGATATGGAGTATGTTGATCTCATTTACTGTCATAGACCAGATTCATCTACCCCTATTGAAGAAACTGTTAGGGCTATGAATTATGTAATTGATAAGGGTCTCGCTTTCTATTGGGGCACTAGTGAGTGGTCTGCTCAGCAAATAACTGAGGCGTGCTCTATTGCTCAACGCCTCGATATGATCGCCCCTGTTGTCGAACAGCCTGAGTATAATTTGCTATCAAGACACAAG GTTGAATCTGAATACCTCCCTTTGTATACCACCTATGGTATTGGTCTCACTACCTGGAGTCCACTTGCTTCTGGAGTCCTCACTGGGAAATACAACAAGGGTACCATTCCTCCCGACAGTCGATTTGCCCTTGATAATTACAAG AATCTAGCAAGCAGGTCATTGGTTGATGATGTACTCAAAAAAGTCAACGGACTAAAACCAATTGCAGATGAATTAGATGTGACCTTACCTCAACTTGCCATTGCTTGGTGTGCTGCCAATCCCAATGTGTCTTCCGTTATTACTGGTGCAACGAAGGAATATCAG GTTGAAGAAAATATGAAAGCTATCGATGTGATTCCTAAGCTGACACCTTCCATAATGGAGAAAATTGAGGCCATTGTTCAAAGCAAGCCTAAGCGTCCAGAGGCCTACAGATGA
- the LOC110776164 gene encoding ARF guanine-nucleotide exchange factor GNOM produces the protein MTSLELQPASFPSMVNTEIGAVLAVMRRNVRWGTRFTFADDQQDHSLILSLKTLRKKLFTSHAHWHDIDPVTYLQPFLSVIQSEETGAPITSVALSSVYKILTLDIFDMETINIQDTMHLIVDAVTSCHFEVTDPASEEVVLMKILQVLLACVKCKAAVALSNQHVCNIVDTCFRVVQQTSAKGELLQRIARHSMHELVRSIFSRLPEILCHELDSGGNLINHEIQQVNSDPIFVAPQPDSKDNTPTDSKLTETCSTSSSSAPFVDCPSNGTTTMDTVQYESHLMNQQFGVPCMVEILHFLCSLLNVKEHADMNRKSNSLAFDEDVPLFALGLINSAIELGGSSFQRHPRLLKLIQDNLFCNLMQFGMSMSPLILSMVCSIVLNLYQHLRTKLKLQLEAFFSSVILSLAQSRYGASYQQQEVAMEALVDFCRQRTFIMEMYANYDCDLTSRNIFEELVNLLSKSAFPVNTPLSTMHVLALEGLVAVIQGMAERTADERVDLGNTSITLEEYKPFWLFKCNGYEEPGHWVPFLRQTKYIKQRLMAGADHFNRDPKEGLEFLQSTHLLPEKLDAQSVACFLRYTTGLDKNLVGDFLGNHEEFYVQVLNEFAQTFDFKGMNMDTALRIFLETFRLPGEAQKIQRVLEAFSARYYEQSPHILANKDAALLLSYSIILLNTDQHNSQVKKKMTEEDFIRNNRLINDGNDLPRELLSELYSSICENEIRITPEQGSGSCEIRLSRWIDLMQRSQNTSPYIAAAYKPYLDDDMFAIVAGPAVAAISVIFDHAEDEDVYQLCIDGFSAASKIAAYLHHDSVLDDIVISLCKFTTLLNPSYLEEFLLAYSNDTRARISTTTVFTIANRYGDCIGTGWQNIINCILRFYEFGFLSAFAVCDAADEPALSALPEHVKPLANTLSSPHIQISVAPKKPSGLMGRFSQLLSFETEEPISQPSEEELAARLCTQEIVQKCQINNIFTESKFLQADSLMHLVRAIVGAEQIQAETGYPEDEANATFCLELLIAITLNNRDRISLLWQSVYEHISNIVQSTMAPCALVEKAVFGLLRICQRLLPYKENLIDELLKSLQLVLKLDARVADAYCEQITQEVGQLVKTNANRIRSQMGWRIILSLLAITARHPDASEAGFEALSFIMSEGAHLLPSNFVLCVDGARQFAESRVGEVERSVHALDLMSGALTCLVRWARESQEVIDKDDATMVVQDIGEMWLRLVQGLRKLCLDDREAVRNHALSSLQKCLSGAQEIHLSQSLWLQCFDVVVFPMLNDFVEIVQGQSSKTYKNMEAMLVVAIKLLSKVFLLSINEVMQLPTFCELWMTVLRQMETYMKVKIRGKKSEKLQELVPELLKNSLLIMKTRGVLRPESGSDGDSLWELTWSHVNKIVPSLQAEVYSEADLDRGQHNQGNKEASTCVVLPPSKPVALEG, from the exons ATGACTTCTTTGGAGTTGCAACCTGCTTCGTTTCCGTCTATGGTTAATACGGAAATTGGTGCTGTATTGGCGGTAATGAGAAGAAATGTTAGATGGGGGACTCGTTTTACTTTTGCTGATGATCAACAAGATCACAGTCTGATACTGTCTCTTAAGACACTCAGAAAGAAATTGTTTACATCTCATGCTCATTGGCATGACATCGATCCTGTCACGTATCTCCAACCCTTTCTAAGTGTCATTCAATCTGAAGAAACCGGTGCTCCAATTACAAGTGTTGCTTTGTCGTCTGTGTATAAGATCTTAACGCTTGATATTTTTGATATGGAAACTATTAATATTCAAGATACAATGCATTTGATTGTTGATGCTGTCACAAGCTGTCATTTTGAGGTTACTGATCCAGCATCTGAAGAAGTGGTACTAATGAAGATACTTCAGGTTCTTTTAGCGTGTGTAAAATGCAAAGCAGCAGTTGCATTGAGTAATCAACATGTTTGCAATATAGTGGATACATGTTTCCGGGTTGTTCAGCAAACGAGCGCTAAGGGTGAGTTATTGCAGCGTATTGCTCGCCACTCAATGCATGAACTTGTCCGCTCCATTTTTTCACGCCTTCCAGAAATTTTATGTCATGAGTTGGATAGTGGAGGCAACTTAATTAATCATGAG ATCCAGCAGGTTAACAGTGATCCCATTTTTGTTGCTCCACAGCCTGATTCTAAAGATAACACTCCAACAGACAGCAAACTTACTGAGACATGTTCTACTTCTAGTTCTTCTGCTCCCTTTGTTGATTGTCCGAGCAATGGAACTACAACCATGGACACAGTGCAATATGAATCACATCTCATGAATCAGCAATTTGGAGTCCCGTGTATGGTTGAGATACTTCATTTCTTGTGTTCTTTGTTGAACGTTAAAGAGCATGCAGATATGAATCGGAAATCCAATTCTTTGGCTTTTGATGAAGATGTACCCCTTTTTGCCTTGGGCTTGATTAATTCAGCCATTGAATTGGGTGGATCTTCATTCCAGAGGCACCCAAGGTTACTAAAATTGATTCAAGATAATCTATTCTGCAATCTGATGCAGTTTGGCATGTCTATGAGTCCGCTCATTCTTTCTATGGTTTGTAGCATTGTTCTCAATCTGTATCAGCACTTGCGTACTAAGCTGAAACTGCAGCTCGAGGCATTCTTTTCTTCTGTGATTTTGAGCCTTGCACAGAGTAGATATGGAGCTTCATATCAGCAGCAGGAGGTTGCAATGGAGGCTCTTGTTGATTTCTGTAGGCAGAGAACATTCATAATGGAGATGTATGCTAACTATGATTGCGATCTCACCTCGAGAAATATATTTGAAGAGTTGGTTAATTTGTTATCAAAAAGTGCATTTCCAGTGAATACTCCACTCTCCACAATGCATGTTCTTGCTTTGGAAGGCTTAGTTGCAGTGATCCAGGGAATGGCTGAGAGGACTGCTGATGAACGTGTTGATCTGGGGAACACTTCCATCACACTTGAGGAGTATAAACCGTTTTGGTTGTTCAAGTGTAATGGTTATGAGGAACCCGGACACTGGGTTCCATTTCTTCGCCAAACAAAATATATCAAGCAACGGTTGATGGCTGGTGCCGATCATTTCAACCGTGACCCAAAGGAAGGATTGGAGTTTCTTCAGAGTACACATTTGCTGCCTGAGAAACTTGATGCTCAAAGTGTTGCTTGTTTTCTGAGATATACTACTGGGTTAGATAAGAATCTTGTTGGAGATTTCCTGGGAAATCATGAGGAATTTTATGTTCAGGTTCTTAATGAATTTGCTCAGACTTTTGATTTTAAGGGGATGAATATGGATACTGCATTGCGGATCTTTTTGGAGACATTCAGACTCCCTGGAGAGGCGCAAAAGATACAAAGGGTGCTGGAGGCCTTCTCAGCAAGATATTATGAGCAGTCGCCACATATCTTAGCAAACAAGGATGCTGCACTGTTGCTGTCGTATTCAATTATATTGCTGAATACTGATCAGCACAACTCACAGGTGAAAAAGAAGATGACAGAGGAGGATTTTATACGGAATAATAGGCTCATCAATGATGGTAATGATCTGCCTCGAGAACTACTGTCCGAGTTGTACAGTTCAATCTGTGAGAATGAGATACGTATTACTCCGGAACAAGGTTCTGGTTCCTGTGAAATTAGACTGAGTCGTTGGATCGATCTAATGCAGAGATCCCAAAACACATCCCCTTATATTGCAGCGGCTTATAAGCCGTATCTCGATGATGATATGTTTGCTATAGTAGCAGGCCCAGCTGTTGCTGCTATCTCAGTCATATTTGATCATGCAGAAGATGAGGATGTTTACCAACTTTGCATCGATGGCTTTTCAGCTGCTTCCAAGATTGCAGCATACTTACACCATGATTCTGTGCTTGATGATATAGTCATCTCTCTTTGCAAGTTCACAACTCTATTGAATCCATCATATCTTGAGGAGTTTCTTTTGGCTTATAGTAATGATACGAGGGCTAGGATATCGACAACCACAGTGTTTACGATTGCAAATAGATATGGTGACTGTATTGGAACAGGCTGGCAAAACATAATAAACTGCATCTTGCGATTTTACGAGTTTGGCTTTCTTTCTGCTTTTGCTGTCTGTGATGCTGCAGATGAACCTGCTCTTTCTGCTCTCCCAGAACATGTAAAGCCTCTTGCAAATACATTATCTTCACCTCACATACAAATCAGTGTTGCTCCTAAGAAACCTTCAGGGTTGATGGGCCGCTTTAGCCAGCTCCTGTCCTTTGAGACTGAGGAGCCAATATCACAGCCCTCTGAAGAAGAACTTGCTGCTCGGCTGTGCACCCAAGAGATAGTTCAGAAGTGTCAAATCAATAACATCTTTACTGAGAGCAAATTTTTGCAAGCTGATTCCTTGATGCATCTGGTACGTGCAATTGTGGGGGCAGAACAAATACAAGCAGAAACTGGTTATCCTGAGGATGAAGCTAATGCTACTTTTTGTCTTGAGTTGTTGATTGCTATTACTCTGAACAACCGAGATAGGATCTCACTGCTATGGCAGTCTGTCTATGAACACATCTCTAATATTGTTCAATCAACTATGGCTCCTTGTGCCTTGGTGGAAAAAGCTGTTTTTGGGCTTCTGAGGATTTGTCAGCGTTTACTTCCCTATAAAGAAAATTTAATAGATGAACTTTTGAAGTCACTGCAGTTAGTTCTGAAGCTTGATGCACGAGTTGCTGATGCTTACTGTGAACAAATTACTCAGGAAGTAGGACAGCTAGTGAAGACAAATGCTAATCGCATTAGATCACAAATGGGTTGGCGTATAATCCTGTCTCTTCTTGCAATTACTGCACGTCACCCGGATGCTTCTGAAGCTGGATTTGAAGCACTATCGTTCATAATGAGTGAAGGAGCCCATCTGCTGCCTTCAAATTTCGTTCTTTGTGTCGATGGAGCAAGACAATTTGCAGAATCTCGTGTCGGTGAAGTAGAGAGATCTGTTCATGCATTGGATCTGATGTCAGGAGCTTTGACTTGTCTGGTTAGGTGGGCACGTGAGAGCCAGGAAGTTATAGATAAAGATGATGCTACTATGGTTGTCCAGGATATAGGTGAGATGTGGTTAAGACTTGTGCAAGGATTGAGAAAGCTTTGTTTGGATGATAGAGAAGCAGTTCGGAACCACGCCCTTTCATCTCTCCAGAAATGCTTGAGTGGAGCGCAAGAGATCCATCTTTCACAGAGCTTGTGGTTACAGTGTTTCGATGTGGTTGTATTTCCAATGCTAAACGACTTTGTTGAAATTGTACAAGGGCAGTcttcaaaaacatacaaaaACATGGAAGCCATGTTAGTAGTTGCAATCAAGCTCCTATCTAAAGTGTTTTTACTCTCCATTAATGAAGTTATGCAGTTGCCAACATTCTGTGAGCTATGGATGACTGTTTTAAGACAGATGGAAACTTATATGAAGGTCAAAATTAGAGGGAAGAAGAGCGAGAAGCTTCAGGAACTAGTTCCGGAACTCCTAAAAAACTCTCTGCTTATAATGAAGACGAGGGGAGTGCTTAGACCAGAAAGTGGATCAGATGGAGATAGCTTATGGGAATTGACATGGTCACATGTGAATAAAATTGTACCATCCTTACAAGCTGAAGTGTATTCAGAGGCTGATTTAGATAGAGGGCAGCATAATCAGGGAAATAAAGAAGCCTCTACTTGCGTAGTTCTTCCCCCAAGCAAACCCGTGGCTTTAGAAGGTTAG